The nucleotide sequence TCGAGCCTGGCCAGGGAGCCCGTTTCCAGGGCGCACCACAGCGCGCCGTCGTACGGGGCGATGCCGTGCGGTTCGCAGTCGGCTCGGGGCAGGTCGTACGCCGTGATCAGGCCGTCGGTGGTGATGCGTCCGACCCCGCCGCGGCCCCATTCGGTGAACCACAGCGCCCCGTCCGGGCCAGGGGTGATGGCGTGCGGCCGCGTCTCGCGGTCGGGCAGCGGGTACTCGGTGACGGTGCCGTCCACCGTGATGCGGCCGATCTGCCCCGCGCCGATCTCGGTGAACCACAGGGCGCCGTCCGGCCCTTGGGCGATGCCCACCGGCGCGGCGGCCTCGGTCGGCAGGGGGTGGACGGTCGTCAGGCCGTCCATGGTGATCCGGCCGATGGCGTTGCCCTGGTTGAGGGTGAACCACATCGCGCCGTCGGGCCCCGCCGCCAGGGCGGACGGGAAAGCTCCGGGCGCGCGGTACTCGGTGATGTCGCCGTCCATGGTGATCCGCCCGATGCGGTCGGCACCCGACAGGGTGAACCACATGGCCCCGTCCGGGCCCGCGGCGATCCCGTACGGGCCGCCGTCGGCGGTCGGCGGTTCGTAGGAGGAGGCCGTGCCGTCCACGGTGATCCGGCCGATGCGGTGGGTGCCGTACTCGGTGAACCACAGGGCGCCGTCGGGCCCTTGGGCGATCATCGTCGGCTTGGTTCCGACGGGGTGGACGGTGATCCTGCCGTCCGCGTCCCTGCGGCCGATCGCGCCCTGGTGGACCAGGGTGAACCACAGGGCTCCGTCGGGGCCGCCGGTGAGCGCGTAGGGCCCCGCGTCCGGCTCGCTGACGGTGAAGACGCGGACCGGGTCGGCGAGCCACCGGCCGATCCGGTCCAGCAGCACCTCGCCCGGCTCGGACAGGTGGAAGGCGTGCGGCATGTCCGCGTACTCCTCCAGGCGCACGCTCACCCCGGCGGCGTCGGCCGCCTCGGCGAAGCGGCGGGCGTCGTCCAGGAGCACCTCATCCGTGCCGACGGCGATCAGCAGCGGCGGCAGCCCGCGCGGATCCCCGTACAGCGGCGACTGCGGGGCCTGGTCGGCGGGCGCGCCGGCCAGGTACTGGGCGCGTATGGAGCCGAGGGCGGCCTGGTTCATGACGTCCTTACCGTCGTTGGCGGCAAGCGACGCACCCGTAAGGGCGAAGTCGGTGACGGGTGAGACCACGACCGCGGCACCGGGCCGCGGGCCGCCGGTCCGCCCGATCTCCAGCAGGGCGGACAGCACCAGCGTGGCCCCGGCCGACTCACCGGCGAGTACGACCTCGGCGGCGGGGACGCCCTCGTCCAGCACGCTTCGCCAGGCGGCCAGGACGTCCTCGAGCGCCGCGGGATAGGGGTGTTCGGGCGCCAGCCGGTAGTCCACCCGCAGGGCGGGGCGTCCGGTGGCCTTCGACAGCCGATAGGCCATCACCCGCTCGGCCTCGGGCATGGTGTGGGCGAACCCGCCGCCGTGCACATAGATCACCGCGCCGCCCCGGGCGCCGGGCGCGCGTACCCAGTCGCCGCGCACCTCGGCGTCGTCCGGGAGCGGGGCGGCGATCAGCGCGTCGGCGCGGTCGCGGACCGCTTGGACCGCCTCGGGCTCCGCGGGAACGGCGATGACGTTCAGCAAGGGTCCTCCGTCGTGGGGTGGTCGGGACTCGCGAGGGTCGAGATCAACTCCCGTAGCGAGAATCACTATGCACGACCAGTGCGAGGAGGCCATGGCCGTCGCCCTCAGCCGTATCCCCCAGGACGTGAGCGCGTCCCCGTCAGCGCGCCGCCGTCAACGCGGCCGTAAGAGCGGCGGGCGCCTCCGCCAGCGAGGGGCCGTACCAGGTGAGGTGACGGCCGCTGACCAAGGCCGCCGGGAGGCCGGGGAACGCCTCGGGGCCGTCGTCGGCCGTGAAGCGGTACGGCTCGTCGGGCAGCACCACCAGATCCGCGTCCCGCGCCGTCAACTCCTGGATCGGGATGCGGGGGTAGCGCTCGGGATGCGCGCTGTAGAGGTGCCGTACGCCCAGCCGGGCCAGGACGTCACCGGCGAAGGTGTCCCGGCCCAGCACCATCCACGGACGCCGCCACACCGGTACGACGGCCTGCCGCGCCGGGCCACTGGCCGTTACGTCCGCCCAGGCGGCCTCGGCCGCGTCCAGCCAGCCGGGCCGGGCCAGTCCGCAGCCGCGCACCAGGACCCGCTCCAGCTCCGTGAACGCCTGGTCCAGGGTGCGCACTTCGGTCACCAGGACCTCGAGACCGGCGGCGCGCAGCGCGGCGAGGTCGGAGGGGCGGTTCTCCTCCTCGTTGGCGATCACGAGATCCGGTGCGAGGACGGCGATCCGGGCGGTGTCGGGGTTCTTGGTGCCGCCGATGCGCTCCGCGGCGAGGCCGGGCGGATGGGTGCACCAGTCGGTCACCCCGGCCAGCAGCTCCGGCTCGGTGGCGGCGACGGCCTCGGTGAGCGAGGGCACGAGGGACACCACGCTTCGTACGGGGGTGCGAGGGCTCATCGCTCCACCGTACGACGCGACCCGTTCCACCGTACGACGCGACCGGTCGGGCGGTTCCGGCACGACCGGTCGGGCGGTTCCGGCAACGCCGGATGCGAGCCGTAAGGCCCGCGTACGAGCCTTACCGGCCCCGCCACATACCCGTACTGCCCCCGCACGAGCCGTAAGGCCCGCACCTACGCCGCCTCCCCCAGCGCCTCCCACGGCCAGACGGTCCGCCCACCGCGGTCGCCGCCACTGCCGCGGTCGCCCTCCGACAGCAGCCCGACCATCGTGAACAGCTTGTCGCTGAAGCCGCCGATCTCGTACCGGTTCGGCCGGCCGGTGTCGATGGACGTGGCCGCGTAGCCGGTGGTGTTGACGCCGAACACCGGTACCCGCGCCGGAACGGCCTCCGAGACCGGAACGGACCGGCCGCCGCGCGCAGGGGCGAACGCCTGCATATCCGAGACGATCACCACCCGGTCGTGGCCGCGGTAGGCCGCCCGCAGCGCCGCCCCCGTCTCCGTGCCGTGCCCGGCCTCGCCGATCCGCGCGCAGAATCCCTCGATGTCGCGGAGCACCGAACCACCCGGGGGCAGCCGGTGGCCGAAGTGCCCGGAGGCGAAGCCGACCAGGTCCACCTGGCAGCCGCGGTGCGCGAGCGCGACCCCGAAGAGCGCGCCGATGTCCACATGGCGCACCTGGGAGCGGCCCGAGACCGGCGCCTGCATGGAGCCTGAGGTGTCCACGAGCACGAGGGTGCGGCCCGGCAGCGCCGGGACGGCCGCCGTGGCCGCGGTCAGCGCCCGGTCCAGGGCGTGGCCCCAGCGCAGGGACGGCGCGGCCCGGTACGCGGACAGGAAGCGGTACGGGAACTGACGGGAGCGGGCTACCTCCGCCGGGTCGGCCAGCCGCGCCGCGACCCGCTCGGCGACCGCGTCCGGCAGCCCGGCCTCGTCGAGGTTGCGCAGGTTGCGCAGCAGCGCCATGTAGCCCATCGAGGGCAGCACGGCCTGCCAGGCCACCGCGTCCATCGGCCCCTGCAGCCAGCCCGCGAGCGCCTCCCAGGTCATCCCGGCGGCATGGAGCGCGTCGGCGGCGTCCGGCCGCTCCAGCACGGCACGGCGCTCCCACTGCGGCAGGGCCGTCAGCCGGGCGCGGGCGCGCAGGATGCGCAGCGAGACCGGAGGCGCGGCGTCCCGGTGGTGGCGGCGGTCGATGGCGTGCCGGAACAGCTCGCTCTGCCACGGCTTTTCGGGGTCCGGGGCGGCGTGCACCAGTTCCAGGACGTCGGCGAAGCGGAAGCCGTGGCTTTCGGTGTCGTGCTTGAGCAGCGAGCGCTCGGTGTAGAGGCGGCGGGCGGCGTCGGCGAGGCCGCGCTTGACCGGCTTGGGCAGGGCGCGCCCGTGGTGGGCGGTCCAGTAGCCGAGGAACTCACCGGGCTCGTCGGCGCGCAGACACGCGGCGTCGACGATGCGGCGGTTGCCGCCGTGCAGCCCCGCCGCGAGCCGTGCCGCGACGGCCTCGGCGGCGGCGACCAGCGACGCGGTGCGCATCTGGGCCTCGCCGCGCAGCCAGGTGATGAAGCGCGCGGTCCAGTCGGCGTCCTCGACGGCGACGGTGCGGACGAGGGTGCGGAAGCGGTCGTCGCGGTCACCGGAGGACTCGTAGAAGGTCTGCTCGCCGACCATGTTCACCACGGCCAGCAGCACCAGTTCGGACTTGCTGTCGCGGGTGACGGCGGCGCCGCCCTCATAGGTGGTCGTGGTGGCCATGGTGGTCGTCGTGGCCGTGGCGCGCCGGATGGCCCGGTTGAACTTCGTCATGCGGTCATGCCTCTCCCCCGAGTGGGCATAGGAGGGAGGCGGCGCACCGGTGCGTCGGCAGCGCCTGAGGTCGAAAGTGGGCGGCGGACTGTTCTGGAAAGGAAGTAACCGCGGCCCGCGCACCAGGCGCTCCGATGCCGTGCGCGCGCCTCCCGAGATCAGAGTCGACGACGGTACGTTTCCCACCCCGCGCCGGCGGAGTGTTTCAGGAATCGAACCCAAATCGACCGAAGTAACCGTCGTCTTCGCACCGGGAGGTGCGTTCACGGCTACGACAGTAGGGGGCCCGTTCCTCGGCCGTCATCCGGTTTTCTCCGCCCGGAGGACCGCGGACCACAACACCGCGGCCCGGAGCGGGTGCTCCGGGCCGCGGTGTGTGCGTGGTGTCCGCGGTGGGTCAGCAGACCACCTGGTGGCAGGTCAGGAAGCCACCGGCGCCATCTTGTCGACGATGCCGGGGTGAGCGTCCATCCACTTCTGAACGCCCTTCTCCTCGTTGCCCTTACCGGCGTCCTGGATGGCCGCCTCCAGGCTCCCGAGTTCCTTCTCGGTCATGTGCCACTTCTTGAGCCACCCGTTGAACTCGGGGAACTTCTCCGGGAAGGACTTGTTGGCGAGCGTATGGAGCTGGTTGCTGGCCCCGAACGACTGCTTCGGGTCGGCCAGCTTGGTGAGCTTGTACTTGCTGTACGCCCAGTGCGGGGACCACAGGACGACGGCCACCGGCTCCTGCTTGGCGTACGAGCGCTCCAGCTGCGCCAGCATCGCCGGCGAGGAGCCGTCGCTGACCTGGTACTCCTTGTCCAGGCCGTACGCCTTCAGCACCTTGCTCTTGAGTATCTTCATCTCGCCGGTGCCCGGCTCGATGCCGATGATCTTCCCCTTGAAGGTGGACGACTTGCCCTTCAGGTCCGCCAGCGACTTCACGTCCTTGACGTAGGACGGCACCGCGATCTCCAGGGAGGTCTTGTCGTACCACGACCCGACGTCGACCAGATTCTTCTTGTATCTGTCCCAGTACTGTTTCTGGGCGACCGGTAGCCAGCCGTCGAACTCGACATCGACCTGCCCGGTGCTCATTCCGGTGAACATGGAGCCGACGTCGTACTGCTTGATCGACGGCTTGTAGCCACGCCGCTCGAGGACGTTCTTCCACAGGTAGGTGGTGGCGACGTCCTCGTCCCACGGGAAGTAGCCGATCTTCGGCGCGGCTCCGGCGTCCTTGCCCTTCTGCTCGCCGCCGGGCACCGGGGCCAGCTTGTTGACCAGGCTGGGGTTCTTCTTGAGCCAGGCGCGCACGCCCTCCTGCTCCTTGCCCTTACCGGCGTCCTGGATCGCCGCCTCCAGGCTGGTGAGCTGCTTCTCGTCCAGCTTGAAGTTCTTGATCCACTTGGCGACCTGCGGGTTGTCCTTGGAGAAGCCCTTGCGCGCGAGGGAGTCGATGCGATCGCCCTTGCCGAAGGCGCCCTTGGGGTCCTTCAGCTTGATGAGGTTGTACTTGTTGTACGCCCAGTGCGGGGACCACAGGGTGACCGCGATCGGCTCCTGCTTGGCGTAGGAGCGGTCCAGCTGGGAGAGCATGGCCGCGGTGGAGCCCTTGACCAGGGAGAAGTTCTTGTTCAGGCCGTAGCCCGGCATGACCTTGTCCTGCATCAGCTTCATCTCACCGGCACCGGGCTCGATGCCGACGATCTTCTTCTTGAAGGTGCCGGACTTCTTCTCCAGGTCCTCCAGGGTCTTGACGCCCTTGACGTACGAGGGCACCGCGACCTCCAGGGAGGTGGGGCCGTACCAGGAGCCGAGGTTCTCCAGCTTGTCCTTGTACTTCGCCCAGTACGAGGCGTGGGTGGTGGGCAGCCAGGAGTCCGTCTCGAAGTCGATGTTGCCCGCGGCCATACCGGTGTACAGCGCGCCGACGTCGTACGACTGGACCTTGGGCTTGAAGCCGCGCTGCTCCAGGAGCTCCTTCCACAGGAAGGTGGAGGCGACGCCCTCGTCCCAGTTGATGTAGCCGATGTTGACCGACTGGCCCTTGCCGACGTTGGCGGAGACCTCGGGTCCCTTTTCGTCGTCGCCGAACATGCTCATGCCGCCGGCGACGAGTGCCAGGACGACGACGCCGACCATGGCGACGGAGGTCGCGGGGCGCCAGTGCAGCACCTTGAGGCCGCTGACCGCCTTGGCCTTCTCCTTGGCCAGCGCACGGCGGGCCAGCGGGGAGACGCGCTGGTTGAGCGCGCTGGTCATCCGGTCCAGGTACATGGCCAGGATGACCACCGCGATACCGCCCTCGAAGCCCATGGCGACGTCGACGGAGCTGATCGCCTGGAAGACGGTGGAGCCCAGGCCCTCGGCGCCGACCATGCCGGCGATGACGACCATGGACAGCGCCAGCATGATCACCTGGTTGACGCCCGCCATGATGGTGGGCAGGGCCAGCGGGAGCTGGACGCGCAGGAGGGTGCGGCGCGGATGGGTGCCGAAGGCGTCGGCCGCCTCGACCAGCTCCGCATCCACCTGCCGGATGCCCAGTTCCGTCATGCGGACGCCCGGGGGCATCGAGAAGATGACGGTGGCGACGACGCCGGGGACCACCCCGAGGCCGAAGAAGAAGATGCCGGGGATCAGGTAGACGAAGGCGGGCATCGTCTGCATGAAGTCCAGCACCGGGCGGATCACGGCGCTCACCGCGCGGTTGCGCGAGGCCCAGATGCCCAGCGGCACCGCGAACACGATGGTGATCACACCGGCGACCAGCACCAGTGCGAGGGTGTTCATCGCCTCGCCCCACAACTCGATCGAGTCGATGAGGGCGAATCCCAGGAAGGCGAGCACGGCGGGCAGCAGCCCGCGCAGCCACCAGGCGAGCAGCGCCAGGATGCCCGCGAACAGCAGCGGCTCGGGGCCGCTGAGCACGGTGTTCAGCCCGTCGTACATGCCCTGGACGACGCTGGAGATGAAATCGAAGAGCCAGCTCAGATTGTCTCGGAGCCAGTTGACGCCGGAGTTGATCCAGTCGCCGAGCTGAAGTCTAGGCACCGGTGATCACCTTCTTGACGGCCTGGGGCGCGTCCGGGGTGTCACCGGTCGACGGCTGCGCGCCGTCGGGTCCGGCGTCCGGCTCGCCGAGGACGGCGAGCAGCCGGGCGCGGGTGACAACGCCCACGAGCGCACCGTCGTCGTCGGTGACGGCGACCGCGACCCCGCTGAGCGAACAGGGCCGGAACAGCTCGATGATCGGCGTGGACTCGGGGACGGTGGCGGGGGCGGCCGCCAGCACGTCCTGCTCGGTGCGGAGCGTGGTGCCGTCGTCGGTCTTGCTGCCCAGCGCCTCGCTCGGTTCGGCCATGATCGCGCCGGCGGTGAGCACCCGGCTGCGGTCGACGTCCTGGGTGAAGGAGGCGACGTAGTCGTTGGCCGGGGTGACCAGGATGTCCTCGGCGGTACCGATCTGGACGATGTGGCCGTCGCGCATCACGGCGATACGGTCGCCGAGCCGCATGGCCTCGTTCAGATCGTGGGTGATGAAGACGATGGTCTTCTTGAGTCGCTTCTGCAGCTGGAGCAGCTGGTCCTGCATATCGCGCCGGATCAGCGGGTCGAGCGCGCTGAAGGACTCGTCCATCAGCAGCATGTCGGCGTCGGTGGCCAGGGCGCGGGCGAGGCCGACGCGCTGCTGCATACCGCCGGAGAGCTCATCGGGCCAGGACTTCTCCCAGCCGGCCAGGCCCACCATCTCCAGCGCCTCGGTGGCGCGCCGGATGCGCTCCTCGCGCGGCACACCCTGCACCTCGAGGCCGTAGGCGGCGTTCTCCAGCACGCTGCGGTGCGGGAAGAGGGCGAAGTGCTGGAAGACCATGCTGATCTTGCGGGACCGCACCTCGCGCAGTTCCTTGGGGCTGAGCACGGTCAGGTCGTCGTCGTCGAAGAGCACGCGTCCCGCGGTCGGCTCCAGCAGCCCGTTCAGCATGCGCAGCAGCGTGGACTTACCGGATCCGGACAGACCCATGACGACGAAGATCTGACCCTCTTCGACGGTGAAGGAGGCATCGATGACCGCTGCTGTCGTCCCGCTCGCGCGGAGCTCTTCACGGTCCGCGCCGCTCTCGAGCTGCGCCACCGCCTCATCGGGTCGTCTGCCGAACACCTTGTATAGGCGTTCGGCTCGCAATGTCGCCACATGCACCTCTCAGATCGCACCAAAAAACGACCCGCCACCCCCGCCGGCGGGTCGTGGAGCGGCACGGCATCGGACCGCGGACCGCCGCAATAGTTGAAGTACTGAACGGGTTCGCTCCGGGGGCGCGCCTGCCCTGATCCGTTTGGCGTAAACCAAACGGTGATCCAGCTCACATTATCCCAGGAGTTCTGTCCTTCGGGTAGTGCATGATCGGGGGGTGACGCGACGCCTGATGCTCCTCGACACCGCCTCCCTCTACTTCCGGGCCTATTTCGGAGTGCCGGATTCGGTCCGGGCTCCCGACGGTACGCCGGTGAACGCCGTGCGCGGACTCCTCGACTTCATCGCCCGGCTCGTCCAGGACCACCGCCCGGACGACCTGGTGGCCTGCATGGACTTCGACTGGCGCCCGGCCTGGCGGGTCGCGCTGATCCCCACGTACAAGGCCCACCGGGTCGCCGAGGAGGCCCCGGAGGGCGCCGGGGTGGACCAGGAGGAGGTGCCGGACACCCTCTCCCCGCAGGTCCCGGTGATCGACGAGGTGCTCGACGCGATCGGCATCGCGCGGGTGGGCGCCGCGGGCTACGAGGCCGACGATGTGATCGGCACGCTCACGGGTCGGGCGAGCGGCCCGGTCGACATCGTCACCGGCGACCGCGATCTGTTCCAGCTGGTGGACGACGAGCGCGGGGTGCGGGTGCTCTACCCCGTCAAGGGCGTGGGCACGCTGCAGCTGGTCGACGAGTCCTACGTACGCGAGAAGTACGGGGTCGACGGCCGGGGGTACGTGGATCTGGCGCTGCTGCGCGGCGACCCCAGCGACGGGCTGCCGGGGGTGCCCGGCGTCGGCGAGAAGACCGCCGCCAAGCTGCTGGCCGCCCATGGCGACCTGGCCGGGATCATGGCCGCGGTCGACGACCCCGCCGCCAAGCTGACCCCGACCCAGCGCAAGCGGCTGGACGAGGCGCGGCCATATATCGAGGTCGCCCCGAAGGTGGTGCGGGTCGCCTCGGATGTGGCGCTGCCGGCCTTCGATCCGGCGCTGCCGCGGTCACCGCGCGACCCCGGGGCCGTGGAGGCGCTGGCGGAACGGTGGGGATTGGGCGGATCTTTGCGCAGATTGCTGTCCACTCTCGAAGGGTGAGCTGTTAGGTTAGGTATACCTAACTCTAGTTGATCAGGGAGCTGCCATGGCGGACCGTCCGGCCCGTAAGACGCGCACGCCGCATCGCGCACAGGTGGTGCGCACCGACCGGCTGACCCCGCACATGGTGCGGGTCGTCCTGGGCGGCGACGGCCTCGCCGACTTCCACGTGGGCGAGTGCACCGATCACTACATCAAGCTGCTCTTCCCGACCGGGGGCGCCACCTACCCCGAGCCGTTCGACCTGGAGCGGATCCGCGCCGACTTCCCGCGCGAGCAGTGGCCGGTCACCCGGACGTACACAGTCCGCGCCTGGGATCCGGCGGCCCGCGAATTGACGGTGGACTTCGTGACCCATGGCGACGAGGGGCTGGCCGGGCCGTGGGCCTCCCAGGTCCAGCCGGGCGAGGAGATTCACTTCATGGGACCGGGCGGCGCCTACGCCCCGGGCGCCGAGGCCGACTGGCATCTGCTCGCGGGGGACGAGAGCGCGCTGCCCGCGATCGCCGCCGCGCTGGAGCGGCTCACCGACAGCCGGGCGAGTGGCGCGGCCGAGGTGCCGGTGCACGCCTTCATCGAGGTGGCGGACGAGGCGGAGGAGCTCAAGCTCACCGTGCCCGAGGGGGTCCGGGTGAGCTGGCTGCACCGGGGCGCCGCACCGGTCGGCGAGGCGCTGGTGGCGGCCGTCCGGGGGCTGGAGTTCCCGCCCGGGCAGGTGCACGCCTTCGTCCACGGCGAGGCGGGCTTCGTGAAGGAGATCCGCCGCCATCTGCGCCTGGAGCACCAGATCCCGCGCGAGTGGCTGTCCATCTCCGGTTACTGGCGGCGCGGCCATGACGAGGACGGCTGGCAGGCGTCCAAGCGGGAGTGGAACCAGCAGGTCGAGGCGGAGCAGGAGAAGGCGCGGCCCGAGGAGGCCGCGGCGTAGGGGACGCGGCGCGTACGACCATCAGGCCCCGGCCGGGAGCATCCGGCCGGGGCCGTTGTGTATTCCGGCGCGTGTTCCGGCGCGTGTTCCGGCGCGTGTTCCGGCGCGTGTTCCGGCCCCAGCAGGCACGGCAGAGTACCGGCGTCGATCCGGCGACGGAGAGCGCACTCCGGCTCACGGAAGATGACTGCGAATCCTTGACATATCGTCATATGAGCTCCGCATACGCCTTTTTCGCACCTTCCGCATCTATCGCTCTTTTGGTTCACTCACAACGAGCGAGAGTTCCGGCACCGCAGTAGATCTCGGCGCCGACCACTTCTCCGCACGACTCGCCCTACTGCGGCCGGCCCCCAGGCACGAGTCACTCTCAAGTCGCCATCACCGGTCATGCCGTCTCCACTGAACGCCGTGGCGTTCCGGGCCCGTGGGGTCCATCTCTCCCCACCCCTCTCTACGGCGGAACCCGGTGCGGTCAACGGCCGCGTTGCCCATCCCTCCCGCTTCCGGCACACCCACACACCAGAGCAGGACGATCGAACAGGAGAAACCTCATGCCCATCACCTCCCTCACCCCCAGCCAGGGCACGATCGGCACCAGCGTCAGCATCAACGGCACGGCGCTGGGCACCACCGTCTCGGTGAACTTCGGCGGCGCCGTCGTCAGTCCGGCGACGGTCTCCAGCACCCTGGTCACCTTCGTGGTTCCCGCCACCGCGCCGTGCTCGGGCCAGGTCTTGGTCAGCACCAACCTGTCGAACGGCACCAGGACCAACGCGGTGCCGTTCTTCGTCATCGCGAGGCCGACGACCACAGGGCTGAGCGCGACCTGCCTGCCCGCCGCCGGTGGTGCGCTCACGGTCTTCGGCACCGGCTTCGCGGCCGGGGGCACCGTCAACGTGGGCGCCCTCACCCCAGTCGCGTTCGCCGCCGGCGGCAGCAACACCTCGGTCACCGTCACCGCTCCGGCTCACGCACCGGCCGGCTGCTTCGACAGCCAGGGGGTCACGGTCACCACGGCCGGCGGCACGGGCACCGCGGGCACCACCCTGGTCGACTACTACAACGCGCCGTCTCTGACCGCCGCCACGCTGTCCCCCGCCACGGGCCCGGCGGGGACCGAGACCACCATCTCCGGCGCCACCTGCCTCATCGGCGTCACCGACATCACGTTCACCGACTCGGCGGCCACCGTCTTCGCGGGCCTGCCCTTCACCCCCATCGACGCCACCTCCCTCGTCACCGCGGTGCCCGACGCGGCGGCCGCGGGCGCCGGAGCCTTCACGGTCACCACATGTGGTGGCACATCCGGCCCCGCCGCCTTCACGGTCGCCTGATCCACCGACCGTGGCCGG is from Streptomyces hygroscopicus and encodes:
- a CDS encoding Virginiamycin B lyase → MLNVIAVPAEPEAVQAVRDRADALIAAPLPDDAEVRGDWVRAPGARGGAVIYVHGGGFAHTMPEAERVMAYRLSKATGRPALRVDYRLAPEHPYPAALEDVLAAWRSVLDEGVPAAEVVLAGESAGATLVLSALLEIGRTGGPRPGAAVVVSPVTDFALTGASLAANDGKDVMNQAALGSIRAQYLAGAPADQAPQSPLYGDPRGLPPLLIAVGTDEVLLDDARRFAEAADAAGVSVRLEEYADMPHAFHLSEPGEVLLDRIGRWLADPVRVFTVSEPDAGPYALTGGPDGALWFTLVHQGAIGRRDADGRITVHPVGTKPTMIAQGPDGALWFTEYGTHRIGRITVDGTASSYEPPTADGGPYGIAAGPDGAMWFTLSGADRIGRITMDGDITEYRAPGAFPSALAAGPDGAMWFTLNQGNAIGRITMDGLTTVHPLPTEAAAPVGIAQGPDGALWFTEIGAGQIGRITVDGTVTEYPLPDRETRPHAITPGPDGALWFTEWGRGGVGRITTDGLITAYDLPRADCEPHGIAPYDGALWCALETGSLARLDVPR
- a CDS encoding RNA-binding protein codes for the protein MTKFNRAIRRATATTTTMATTTTYEGGAAVTRDSKSELVLLAVVNMVGEQTFYESSGDRDDRFRTLVRTVAVEDADWTARFITWLRGEAQMRTASLVAAAEAVAARLAAGLHGGNRRIVDAACLRADEPGEFLGYWTAHHGRALPKPVKRGLADAARRLYTERSLLKHDTESHGFRFADVLELVHAAPDPEKPWQSELFRHAIDRRHHRDAAPPVSLRILRARARLTALPQWERRAVLERPDAADALHAAGMTWEALAGWLQGPMDAVAWQAVLPSMGYMALLRNLRNLDEAGLPDAVAERVAARLADPAEVARSRQFPYRFLSAYRAAPSLRWGHALDRALTAATAAVPALPGRTLVLVDTSGSMQAPVSGRSQVRHVDIGALFGVALAHRGCQVDLVGFASGHFGHRLPPGGSVLRDIEGFCARIGEAGHGTETGAALRAAYRGHDRVVIVSDMQAFAPARGGRSVPVSEAVPARVPVFGVNTTGYAATSIDTGRPNRYEIGGFSDKLFTMVGLLSEGDRGSGGDRGGRTVWPWEALGEAA
- a CDS encoding glycine/betaine ABC transporter permease; the protein is MPRLQLGDWINSGVNWLRDNLSWLFDFISSVVQGMYDGLNTVLSGPEPLLFAGILALLAWWLRGLLPAVLAFLGFALIDSIELWGEAMNTLALVLVAGVITIVFAVPLGIWASRNRAVSAVIRPVLDFMQTMPAFVYLIPGIFFFGLGVVPGVVATVIFSMPPGVRMTELGIRQVDAELVEAADAFGTHPRRTLLRVQLPLALPTIMAGVNQVIMLALSMVVIAGMVGAEGLGSTVFQAISSVDVAMGFEGGIAVVILAMYLDRMTSALNQRVSPLARRALAKEKAKAVSGLKVLHWRPATSVAMVGVVVLALVAGGMSMFGDDEKGPEVSANVGKGQSVNIGYINWDEGVASTFLWKELLEQRGFKPKVQSYDVGALYTGMAAGNIDFETDSWLPTTHASYWAKYKDKLENLGSWYGPTSLEVAVPSYVKGVKTLEDLEKKSGTFKKKIVGIEPGAGEMKLMQDKVMPGYGLNKNFSLVKGSTAAMLSQLDRSYAKQEPIAVTLWSPHWAYNKYNLIKLKDPKGAFGKGDRIDSLARKGFSKDNPQVAKWIKNFKLDEKQLTSLEAAIQDAGKGKEQEGVRAWLKKNPSLVNKLAPVPGGEQKGKDAGAAPKIGYFPWDEDVATTYLWKNVLERRGYKPSIKQYDVGSMFTGMSTGQVDVEFDGWLPVAQKQYWDRYKKNLVDVGSWYDKTSLEIAVPSYVKDVKSLADLKGKSSTFKGKIIGIEPGTGEMKILKSKVLKAYGLDKEYQVSDGSSPAMLAQLERSYAKQEPVAVVLWSPHWAYSKYKLTKLADPKQSFGASNQLHTLANKSFPEKFPEFNGWLKKWHMTEKELGSLEAAIQDAGKGNEEKGVQKWMDAHPGIVDKMAPVAS
- a CDS encoding glycine/betaine ABC transporter ATP-binding protein — encoded protein: MATLRAERLYKVFGRRPDEAVAQLESGADREELRASGTTAAVIDASFTVEEGQIFVVMGLSGSGKSTLLRMLNGLLEPTAGRVLFDDDDLTVLSPKELREVRSRKISMVFQHFALFPHRSVLENAAYGLEVQGVPREERIRRATEALEMVGLAGWEKSWPDELSGGMQQRVGLARALATDADMLLMDESFSALDPLIRRDMQDQLLQLQKRLKKTIVFITHDLNEAMRLGDRIAVMRDGHIVQIGTAEDILVTPANDYVASFTQDVDRSRVLTAGAIMAEPSEALGSKTDDGTTLRTEQDVLAAAPATVPESTPIIELFRPCSLSGVAVAVTDDDGALVGVVTRARLLAVLGEPDAGPDGAQPSTGDTPDAPQAVKKVITGA
- a CDS encoding 5'-3' exonuclease — encoded protein: MLLDTASLYFRAYFGVPDSVRAPDGTPVNAVRGLLDFIARLVQDHRPDDLVACMDFDWRPAWRVALIPTYKAHRVAEEAPEGAGVDQEEVPDTLSPQVPVIDEVLDAIGIARVGAAGYEADDVIGTLTGRASGPVDIVTGDRDLFQLVDDERGVRVLYPVKGVGTLQLVDESYVREKYGVDGRGYVDLALLRGDPSDGLPGVPGVGEKTAAKLLAAHGDLAGIMAAVDDPAAKLTPTQRKRLDEARPYIEVAPKVVRVASDVALPAFDPALPRSPRDPGAVEALAERWGLGGSLRRLLSTLEG
- a CDS encoding FAD-binding protein yields the protein MADRPARKTRTPHRAQVVRTDRLTPHMVRVVLGGDGLADFHVGECTDHYIKLLFPTGGATYPEPFDLERIRADFPREQWPVTRTYTVRAWDPAARELTVDFVTHGDEGLAGPWASQVQPGEEIHFMGPGGAYAPGAEADWHLLAGDESALPAIAAALERLTDSRASGAAEVPVHAFIEVADEAEELKLTVPEGVRVSWLHRGAAPVGEALVAAVRGLEFPPGQVHAFVHGEAGFVKEIRRHLRLEHQIPREWLSISGYWRRGHDEDGWQASKREWNQQVEAEQEKARPEEAAA